The Carassius gibelio isolate Cgi1373 ecotype wild population from Czech Republic chromosome B14, carGib1.2-hapl.c, whole genome shotgun sequence genome has a segment encoding these proteins:
- the LOC127971706 gene encoding E3 ubiquitin-protein transferase RMND5B: protein MEQCAFVDRELEKVLHRFVTYGHQSEERLDELLRNVCELRSQLVAYGVQDADLSVLHQTMAKCCKEIKETVQMLASRHKDIHGSVSKVGKAIDRNFDAEVSAVVAENVWDSQERQKYLSETIVEHLYRQGMLSVAEDLCQESGVVIDMSMKQPFLELNRILEALRTQDLRPALEWAVTNRQRLLDLNSTLEFKLHRLYFICLLNGGISKQQEALQYARHFQPFASQHHRDIQILMGSLVYLRHGIENSPYRSLLETDQWAEICNIFTRDACSLLGLSVESPLSVSFASGCMALPVLMNIKQVIEQRQCSGVWTHKDELPIEIDLGKNCWYHSVFACPILRQQTSESNPPMKLICGHVISRDALNKLTNAGKLKCPYCPMEQNPSDAKQVFF, encoded by the exons ATGGAGCAGTGTGCTTTTGTGGATCGAGAGCTGGAGAAGGTGCTACACAGGTTCGTCACATATGGACATCAGTCAGAGGAAAGGCTGGATGAACTCCTGAGGAACGTCTGTGAGCTGAGAAGTCAATTGGTTGCCTATG GTGTTCAAGATGCAGATTTGTCAGTGCTCCATCAAACAATGGCCAAGTGCTGCAAGGAAATCAAAGAAACCGTGCAGATGCTTGCCTCCAGGCACAAGGACATCCATGGCAGTGTGTCAAAAGTGGGCAAAGCAATTGACAGA AATTTTGATGCGGAAGTGAGTGCAGTTGTAGCTGAGAATGTCTGGGACTCTCAAGAGAGGCAGAAATATCTCAGTGAAACCATCGTTGAACATCTTTATCGACAAGGCATGCTGAGTGTTGCAGAGGATCTCTGTCAG GAGTCTGGTGTAGTAATCGACATGAGCATGAAACAGCCATTTCTGGAGCTCAACCGCATTTTAGAGGCTTTAAGAACACAAGATCTCAGACCAGCTTTAGA GTGGGCGGTGACAAACCGTCAGCGGCTGCTGGATCTAAACAGCACCCTTGAGTTCAAGCTCCACAGACTCTACTTCATCTGCCTGCTCAACGGGGGCATCAGCAAACAGCAGGAAGCTTTACAGTACGCACGGCATTTCCAACCGTTTGCCTCGCAGCATCACAGAG ATATTCAGATCTTAATGGGTAGTCTAGTGTACCTCCGCCACGGGATCGAGAACTCTCCGTACCGCAGTCTGCTGGAGACGGATCAGTGGGCAGAGATCTGTAACATCTTCACACGAGATGCTTGCTCTCTTCTTGGACTCTCTGTGGAGTCCCCACTCAGTGTCAG TTTTGCGTCTGGCTGTATGGCGCTGCCGGTGCTCATGAACATCAAACAGGTTATTGAACAGAGACAGTGCAGTGGTGTTTGGACGCATAAGGATGAGCTGCCA atTGAAATAGATCTGGGGAAGAACTGCTGGTATCACTCTGTGTTTGCCTGTCCTATCCTGAGGCAGCAGACATCAGAGAGCAATCCACCCATGAAGCTCATCTGTGGGCATGTCATATCCAGAGACGCGCTTAACAAACTCACCAATGCTGGAAA